In Pecten maximus chromosome 10, xPecMax1.1, whole genome shotgun sequence, one genomic interval encodes:
- the LOC117336367 gene encoding 40S ribosomal protein S13 gives MGRMHNPGKGISQSALPYRRSVPTWLKLTSDDVQEQIFKLAKKGLTPSQIGVILRDSHGVAQVRFVTGNKILRILKAKGLAADIPEDLYHLIKKAVNIRKHMERNRKDRDAKFRLILVESRIHRLARYYKRKRVLAPNWKYESATAAAMVQ, from the exons ATGGGTCGTATGCACAATCCCGG AAAGGGTATTTCCCAGTCGGCTCTTCCCTACAGACGATCAGTCCCAACA TGGCTGAAGCTGACATCAGATGATGTGCAGGAACAAATCTTTAAACTGGCAAAGAAGGGGCTCACCCCATCCCAGATTG GTGTCATCCTTAGGGATTCCCATGGAGTTGCACAAGTACGATTTGTAACTGGGAACAAGATTCTGCGTATCCTGAAGGCCAAAGGTCTGGCTGCAGATATCCCCGAGGATCTGTACCATCTCATCAAGAAGGCTGTGAACATCCGTAAACATATGGAACGCAACAGGAAG GACAGAGATGCCAAATTCCGTCTTATCCTTGTGGAAAGCAGAATCCACCGTCTGGCAAGGTACTACAAGAGGAAAAGGGTTCTAGCACCCAACTGGAAATA CGAATCTGCAACAGCCGCAGCCATGGTGCAGTAG